A window of the Gemmatirosa kalamazoonensis genome harbors these coding sequences:
- the dnaG gene encoding DNA primase, with the protein MISAETIDRVRESADIVEIIGEHVKLRRAGADFRGPCPFHGGKNPNFSVSPRRGQYHCFKCGVSGDAISFVRERLGLDFAEAVRYVAARSGIEVKEERRGEQAADPREPLWEANAAAASYFRDVLWTEDEAKPARDYLASRDIDKPAADRFELGYAPRDGARLRTHLNAMGYDDARLLAAGLLVQREGQDEPRSRFWGRLMIPIHDASGRHVGFGGRVLGDGEPKYLNSAESEIFIKGRLLYGMSSARHAVRKADRALVVEGYFDAIRLVLAGVEETIAPLGTALTEQQAALLAKLTKNVFLLYDSDEAGLKATFRAGLQLLEQGVSARVASLPEGEDPDTFVRAHGAKGLEAQLAHAIDIFDRQILELQRRGWFDELHKKRRAIDRLLPTLRATADAVTRDIYIARLAEVSGVDRDVLVRELAAPDPRARGRGASVAAPGAARNERVDRAPMREDGPPDGVVFVEPRRPPEAFDRERFRGRDRGGERRRGFRRTDDWASSHAVARVSPSARVTAAEKGLVQAMLQDHGQVEIVVERWGPEHFHHPVYRRIFERLLLTADASLEALADGLTSSEIDIVNQLVAEPLPNPGTQVRAWLRRLQLRAIDEERDRVNAMLMDPEHPLSDAEKDALVARKQQLNADRAALMQS; encoded by the coding sequence ATGATCTCCGCCGAGACGATCGACCGCGTTCGCGAGTCCGCCGACATCGTCGAGATCATCGGCGAGCACGTGAAGCTGCGTCGCGCCGGCGCGGACTTCCGCGGTCCGTGCCCGTTCCACGGCGGCAAGAACCCGAACTTCTCCGTCTCGCCGCGCCGCGGCCAGTATCACTGCTTCAAGTGCGGCGTGAGCGGCGACGCGATCAGCTTCGTGCGCGAGCGCCTCGGCCTCGACTTCGCGGAAGCGGTGCGGTACGTCGCCGCGCGCTCGGGCATCGAGGTGAAGGAGGAGCGCCGCGGCGAGCAGGCGGCCGATCCGCGCGAGCCGCTGTGGGAGGCGAACGCCGCCGCCGCGTCGTACTTCCGCGACGTGCTGTGGACGGAGGACGAGGCGAAGCCCGCGCGCGACTATCTCGCGTCGCGCGACATCGACAAGCCCGCGGCCGACCGCTTCGAGCTCGGGTACGCGCCGCGCGACGGCGCGCGCCTGCGGACACACCTCAACGCGATGGGCTACGACGACGCGCGCCTGCTCGCCGCGGGGCTGCTCGTGCAGCGCGAGGGGCAGGACGAGCCGCGCTCGCGGTTCTGGGGACGGCTCATGATCCCCATCCACGATGCCTCGGGGCGCCACGTCGGCTTCGGCGGCCGCGTGCTCGGCGACGGAGAGCCGAAGTACCTGAACTCCGCGGAGTCCGAGATCTTCATCAAGGGACGGCTGCTGTACGGCATGTCGTCGGCGCGCCACGCCGTGCGCAAGGCCGACCGCGCGCTCGTCGTCGAGGGATACTTCGACGCGATCCGTCTCGTTCTCGCCGGCGTCGAGGAGACCATCGCGCCGTTAGGCACCGCGCTCACGGAGCAGCAGGCCGCGCTGCTCGCGAAGCTCACGAAGAACGTGTTCCTGCTCTACGACAGCGACGAGGCCGGGCTGAAGGCGACGTTCCGCGCCGGGCTGCAGCTGCTCGAGCAGGGCGTCTCGGCGCGCGTCGCGTCGCTGCCCGAGGGCGAGGACCCGGACACGTTCGTGCGCGCGCACGGCGCGAAGGGGCTCGAGGCGCAGCTGGCGCACGCGATCGACATCTTCGATCGACAGATCCTCGAGCTGCAGCGGCGCGGGTGGTTCGACGAGCTGCACAAGAAGCGGCGCGCCATCGACCGCCTGCTCCCGACGCTCCGCGCGACGGCCGACGCCGTCACGCGCGACATCTACATCGCGCGCCTCGCCGAGGTCTCCGGCGTCGACCGCGACGTGCTCGTGCGCGAGCTCGCGGCGCCGGATCCGCGCGCCCGCGGCCGCGGGGCGAGCGTCGCGGCGCCGGGTGCGGCACGCAACGAGCGGGTGGACCGCGCGCCGATGCGCGAGGACGGCCCGCCGGACGGGGTCGTGTTCGTCGAGCCGCGCCGGCCGCCCGAGGCGTTCGACCGTGAGCGCTTCCGCGGCCGCGACCGTGGCGGCGAGCGGCGCCGCGGCTTCCGTCGCACCGACGACTGGGCGAGCTCGCACGCCGTCGCGCGCGTGTCGCCGTCGGCGCGCGTGACCGCGGCGGAGAAGGGGCTCGTGCAGGCCATGCTTCAGGACCACGGCCAGGTGGAGATCGTCGTCGAGCGATGGGGCCCGGAGCACTTCCACCATCCGGTGTACCGTCGGATCTTCGAGAGGCTGCTGCTGACCGCGGACGCGTCGCTCGAGGCGCTCGCCGACGGGCTCACGTCGAGCGAGATCGACATCGTGAACCAGCTCGTCGCCGAGCCGCTGCCGAACCCGGGCACGCAGGTGCGCGCGTGGCTCCGCCGGCTGCAGCTGCGCGCGATCGACGAGGAGCGCGACCGCGTGAACGCGATGCTGATGGATCCCGAGCACCCGCTGTCCGACGCGGAGAAGGACGCGCTGGTGGCCCGAAAGCAGCAGCTCAACGCGGACCGCGCGGCGCTCATGCAGAGCTGA
- a CDS encoding endonuclease MutS2: protein MNSHALSVLEYPRVLAVVAERATSSLGARRLRALQPQTDLTALAAEHRRVAATRALVESELGWGPEPAPDLVDALAKLRVAGTSWSAAELLGGAVLLRSSRRTRESLTDPKRPAVITAVLSHLLQRLVSAKRSEEAIERAIAEDGAVRDDASPRLRQIRRELRSSQGELVALLERLMSRLEPHQQVNDMSVTVRNGRYVIPVRAHARTTVGGIVHDTSSTGATLFVEPPAAVEFGNRIRELEAEELREIDRILRELTEEIRPLREPMLDALDALVELDTLYARARFAKDYECSPFDLVDAQDGFTIRDGRHPLLLAQGVDVVPFDLAMAPDERTLLVSGPNTGGKTVLLKALALISLLAQSGIPAPVAEESRVAVFDDFFADVGDEQSIQASLSTFSAHLKNLTEIVGSATHASLVLIDELGSGTDPLEGAALGGAVLEELTRRGTTTVATTHLGALKELAAEVPGVVNASLQFDSAALAPTYRLLKGVPGRSYGIAIARRLKMPEHIVERAIERVPQGERDVDRLLADLEAREKALADRERLAEELVDSGRARAQRLAEREKAVRDRERQVEKEARQEARRFLLDARKEIDRTLKELRTTAEDVVEEKARESRRKIEELAARQNEQLERLDREERNVERRARSANGDKPRRAVHEPPQVGDAVEVGTLGGKVGTLLEVRGKEGVVAVGVMKLTVPLRTLVRTSQQRAKPEIVVPMMGDAPEVHANTEIDLRGMRVDEVDDYLLAELDQAVRADLRSVRIIHGKGTGALRERVAELLRKDTRVKGFRLGLWNEGGSGVSVVDLE from the coding sequence ATGAACTCGCACGCGCTGTCCGTCCTCGAGTATCCCCGCGTTCTCGCCGTCGTCGCCGAGCGTGCCACCTCGTCACTCGGCGCGCGCCGCCTCCGCGCGCTGCAGCCGCAGACCGATCTCACCGCGCTCGCGGCCGAGCACCGGCGCGTCGCCGCCACGCGGGCGCTCGTCGAGTCGGAGCTGGGCTGGGGCCCCGAGCCCGCCCCCGACCTGGTCGACGCGCTCGCGAAGCTCCGCGTCGCCGGCACGTCGTGGAGCGCCGCGGAGCTGCTCGGCGGCGCGGTGCTGCTTCGGTCGTCGCGGCGCACGCGCGAGTCGCTGACCGATCCGAAGCGGCCGGCGGTGATCACGGCGGTGCTCTCGCACCTGCTGCAGCGCCTCGTGAGCGCGAAGCGCAGCGAGGAGGCGATCGAGCGCGCGATCGCGGAGGACGGCGCCGTGCGCGACGACGCGAGCCCGCGGCTGCGGCAGATCCGGCGCGAGCTGCGCTCCTCGCAGGGCGAGCTCGTCGCGCTGCTCGAGCGGCTCATGTCGCGACTCGAGCCGCACCAGCAGGTGAATGACATGTCGGTCACCGTGCGCAACGGACGCTACGTCATCCCCGTGCGCGCGCACGCGCGGACCACCGTCGGCGGCATCGTGCACGACACGTCGAGCACCGGCGCCACGCTGTTCGTCGAGCCGCCCGCGGCGGTGGAGTTCGGGAACCGCATCCGCGAGCTGGAGGCCGAGGAGCTGCGCGAGATCGACCGCATCCTGCGCGAGCTCACCGAGGAGATCCGCCCGCTGCGCGAGCCGATGCTCGACGCGCTCGACGCGCTCGTCGAGCTGGACACGCTCTACGCGCGCGCGCGGTTCGCGAAGGACTACGAGTGCTCGCCGTTCGACCTCGTCGACGCGCAGGACGGCTTCACGATTCGCGACGGGCGCCACCCGCTGCTGCTCGCGCAGGGCGTCGACGTCGTGCCGTTCGATCTCGCGATGGCGCCCGACGAGCGCACGCTGCTCGTCTCCGGCCCGAACACCGGCGGCAAGACGGTGCTGCTGAAGGCGCTCGCGCTCATCTCGCTGCTCGCCCAGAGCGGCATCCCCGCGCCGGTGGCCGAGGAGAGCCGCGTCGCCGTGTTCGACGACTTCTTCGCCGACGTGGGCGACGAGCAGTCGATCCAGGCGAGCCTCTCGACGTTCAGCGCGCATCTGAAGAACCTCACCGAGATCGTCGGGTCGGCCACGCACGCGTCGCTCGTGCTGATCGACGAGCTGGGGTCGGGCACCGATCCGCTCGAGGGCGCGGCGTTAGGCGGCGCGGTCCTCGAGGAGCTCACGCGCCGCGGCACCACGACCGTCGCCACGACGCACCTCGGCGCGCTGAAGGAGCTCGCCGCGGAGGTGCCTGGCGTCGTGAACGCGTCGCTGCAGTTCGACTCCGCCGCGCTCGCGCCGACGTACCGGCTGCTGAAGGGTGTGCCCGGACGCTCGTACGGCATCGCCATCGCGCGGCGTCTCAAGATGCCGGAGCACATCGTGGAGCGCGCCATCGAGCGCGTACCGCAGGGCGAGCGCGACGTCGACCGGCTGCTCGCCGATCTCGAGGCGCGCGAGAAGGCGCTCGCCGATCGCGAGCGGCTCGCCGAGGAGCTCGTGGACAGCGGCCGCGCGCGCGCGCAGCGGCTCGCCGAGCGCGAGAAGGCGGTGCGCGACCGCGAGCGGCAGGTGGAGAAGGAGGCGCGCCAGGAGGCGCGCCGGTTCCTGCTCGACGCGCGGAAGGAGATCGACCGCACGTTGAAGGAGCTGCGCACGACGGCGGAAGACGTGGTCGAGGAGAAGGCGCGCGAGTCGCGTCGCAAGATCGAGGAGCTCGCGGCGCGGCAGAACGAGCAGCTCGAGCGGCTGGACCGGGAGGAGCGGAACGTCGAGCGCCGCGCGCGCAGCGCCAACGGCGACAAGCCGCGCCGCGCGGTGCACGAGCCGCCGCAGGTCGGCGACGCGGTGGAGGTGGGCACGCTCGGCGGCAAGGTCGGCACGCTGCTCGAGGTGCGCGGCAAGGAGGGCGTCGTCGCCGTCGGTGTCATGAAGCTCACTGTGCCGCTCCGCACGCTCGTGCGCACGTCGCAGCAGCGCGCGAAGCCGGAGATCGTCGTGCCGATGATGGGCGACGCGCCCGAGGTGCACGCGAACACCGAGATCGATCTGCGCGGCATGCGCGTCGACGAGGTGGACGACTATCTGCTCGCGGAGCTGGACCAGGCCGTGCGCGCGGATCTGCGGTCGGTGCGGATCATTCACGGCAAGGGCACGGGCGCGCTCCGCGAGCGGGTCGCCGAGCTGCTGCGCAAGGACACGCGCGTGAAGGGCTTCCGGCTCGGCCTGTGGAACGAGGGCGGCTCCGGCGTCAGCGTCGTGGATCTCGAATGA
- a CDS encoding GatB/YqeY domain-containing protein, with protein MAALLDRLQGDLTAARKAQDKSLTLVLGTTIAEARNREIELRRELVDDDVVDVVRKAIKRRREAVEMYDKAGRADLAEKERAEGTMLERYLPAQVDDAELRAAVRAAIQGGATNIGAVMGKVMPQFKGRAEGGTINAIAREELARQSTG; from the coding sequence ATGGCCGCGCTCCTCGATCGACTCCAGGGCGACCTCACCGCCGCCCGCAAGGCGCAGGACAAGTCGCTCACCCTCGTCCTCGGCACGACGATCGCCGAGGCGCGCAACCGCGAGATCGAGCTGCGCCGCGAGCTCGTGGACGACGACGTCGTGGACGTCGTGCGCAAGGCGATCAAGCGCCGCCGCGAGGCCGTCGAGATGTACGACAAGGCCGGCCGCGCGGACCTCGCTGAGAAGGAGCGGGCCGAGGGGACGATGCTCGAGCGCTACCTGCCGGCGCAGGTGGACGACGCGGAGTTGCGCGCCGCCGTGCGCGCCGCGATCCAGGGCGGCGCGACGAACATCGGCGCGGTGATGGGGAAGGTCATGCCGCAGTTCAAGGGGCGCGCGGAAGGCGGGACGATCAACGCGATCGCGCGCGAGGAGCTGGCCCGCCAGAGCACCGGGTGA
- a CDS encoding histidine triad nucleotide-binding protein, whose product MSADCLFCRIVRGEIPAKLVAESDDCVAFRDIDPKAPTHLLVIPRAHVASLNEATDEALLGKVMRFAADVARQEGIADSGWRTVVNTGPDAQQSVFHLHVHVMGGRKFHWPPG is encoded by the coding sequence ATGAGCGCCGACTGTCTGTTCTGCCGCATCGTGCGCGGCGAGATCCCGGCCAAGCTCGTCGCCGAGAGCGACGACTGCGTCGCGTTCCGCGACATCGACCCGAAGGCGCCGACGCACCTGCTGGTGATCCCGCGCGCCCACGTCGCGTCGCTGAACGAGGCGACCGACGAGGCGCTGCTCGGGAAGGTCATGCGCTTTGCCGCGGACGTCGCCCGTCAGGAAGGCATCGCCGATTCGGGGTGGCGCACCGTCGTCAACACCGGGCCCGACGCCCAACAGTCGGTGTTCCACCTGCACGTGCACGTCATGGGCGGCCGCAAGTTCCACTGGCCGCCGGGCTGA
- a CDS encoding RsmE family RNA methyltransferase — protein sequence MSDDAASAGRAGAHTVATFFAPDPLVAGALVTLGEDAAHHMRVRRLDVGDALALRDGAGGSAGGRLVRLAKSHAVVELGEVSHVAPPPAVHLLTPVADRDRMLWLAEKAAELGVASWRPVLWRRSRSVGPRGEGTGFQAKVRARMIAALVQSEGAWLPELYPDAPLDRAIRALPEASRLVLDPDGAPLDEIAPGAPVCVAVGPEGGIEPRELDELEAAGFHRARLPGNILRFETAAIVGVALARASADRSVRRATTESHSA from the coding sequence GTGAGCGACGACGCCGCGTCCGCGGGCCGCGCCGGCGCCCACACGGTCGCCACGTTCTTCGCGCCCGATCCGCTCGTCGCGGGTGCGCTCGTGACGCTCGGCGAGGACGCGGCGCATCACATGCGCGTCCGGCGGCTCGACGTCGGCGACGCGCTCGCGCTGCGCGACGGCGCCGGGGGCTCGGCCGGCGGTCGCCTCGTGCGGCTCGCGAAGTCGCACGCCGTCGTGGAGCTCGGCGAGGTGTCGCACGTCGCGCCGCCGCCCGCCGTGCACCTCCTCACGCCCGTCGCCGACCGCGATCGCATGCTCTGGCTCGCCGAGAAGGCCGCGGAGCTCGGCGTCGCGAGCTGGCGTCCAGTGCTCTGGCGGCGCTCGCGCTCCGTGGGGCCGCGCGGGGAGGGGACGGGGTTCCAGGCGAAGGTGCGCGCCCGCATGATCGCCGCGCTCGTGCAGAGCGAGGGGGCGTGGCTGCCGGAGCTCTACCCCGACGCGCCGCTCGACCGCGCCATCCGCGCGCTTCCGGAGGCGTCGCGGCTCGTGCTCGACCCCGACGGTGCGCCGCTGGACGAGATCGCGCCGGGCGCGCCGGTGTGCGTCGCGGTGGGCCCCGAGGGCGGCATCGAGCCGCGCGAGCTCGACGAGCTGGAGGCGGCGGGCTTCCATCGTGCGCGCCTGCCGGGCAACATCCTCCGCTTCGAGACCGCCGCCATCGTCGGTGTCGCGCTCGCGCGCGCGTCGGCCGACCGGAGCGTCCGACGCGCGACCACCGAGAGCCACTCCGCATGA
- a CDS encoding 50S ribosomal protein L11 methyltransferase — translation MSDAPWFAVRVRPRGGDEAREAVVAALFAAGSQALHEDGETLVTQFPPDCDVAAVRDAVLAADASADVSIAAAEPVDWTENWKTLLKPHELGALAVVPTWLADGRDPARTIVIDPGMAFGTGDHPTTRGVLRLMQSEIRAGDFVADLGAGSAVLSIAAAKLGAARVIAIEFDPEAIGNAEENVRRNGVADVVRVTQGDAHLLLPLVAPVRVILANIISSVLVSLLPAMSAALPADGVAILAGILREEREKMIAAVRGYGLAVSHEDVEDAWWSATVRRA, via the coding sequence GTGAGCGACGCGCCGTGGTTCGCGGTCCGCGTGCGGCCGCGCGGCGGCGACGAGGCCCGTGAGGCCGTCGTCGCCGCGCTGTTCGCGGCCGGCTCGCAGGCGCTGCACGAGGACGGCGAGACGCTCGTCACGCAGTTCCCGCCCGACTGCGACGTTGCGGCCGTGCGCGACGCCGTGCTCGCCGCCGATGCGTCGGCGGACGTCAGCATCGCCGCGGCCGAGCCGGTCGACTGGACCGAGAACTGGAAGACGCTGCTGAAGCCGCACGAGCTGGGCGCGCTCGCCGTCGTGCCGACGTGGCTCGCCGATGGACGCGACCCCGCGCGCACGATCGTCATCGACCCCGGCATGGCGTTCGGCACCGGCGATCATCCGACGACGCGCGGCGTGCTGCGGCTCATGCAGTCGGAGATTCGCGCGGGCGACTTCGTGGCGGACCTCGGCGCCGGCAGCGCCGTGCTCTCCATCGCCGCGGCGAAGCTCGGCGCGGCACGCGTCATCGCGATCGAGTTCGACCCCGAGGCGATCGGCAACGCCGAGGAGAACGTTAGGCGCAACGGCGTCGCCGACGTCGTGCGCGTGACGCAGGGCGACGCGCATCTGCTGCTGCCGCTCGTCGCGCCGGTGCGCGTGATCCTCGCGAACATCATCTCGAGCGTGCTCGTGTCGCTGCTGCCCGCGATGAGCGCCGCACTGCCAGCGGACGGCGTCGCGATCCTCGCCGGCATCCTGCGCGAGGAGCGCGAGAAGATGATCGCCGCCGTGCGCGGGTACGGCCTCGCGGTGTCGCACGAGGACGTGGAGGACGCGTGGTGGTCGGCGACGGTGCGCCGCGCGTGA
- the dnaJ gene encoding molecular chaperone DnaJ: MADFYSTLGVARDASDDDIKKAYRKLAMQYHPDRNGGAKEAEEKFKLITEAYDVLRDPQKRAAYDRYGEAGLRGGGGPAGGFHHVDLSEALNIFMRDFGGMGGLGDLFGAAAGGRQSNGPRTGSDVKFSLPLTLSEVATGVEKTVTLKLLDPCDRCEGQGAEPGSKATTCTTCAGTGEVRRAQRSFFGQFVSVAPCPTCAGEGQVIASPCKKCRGEGRVRADRTVKISVPAGVATGQYMTLRGQGNVGSRGGPRGDVLVLFEVDDDPRFERDGEDLYCEVLVSYPQLVLGADVTVPGITGELSLRVPAGTHSGQVFHLKGRGLPRVNATGVGDLHVRVQLWTPERLSPREEELIRELAELQRGLPQQQNRSKGFWSKMKEALGA; the protein is encoded by the coding sequence ATGGCCGATTTTTACAGCACGTTAGGCGTTGCGCGTGATGCGAGCGACGACGACATCAAGAAGGCGTATCGCAAGCTCGCGATGCAGTACCATCCCGACCGCAATGGGGGCGCGAAGGAAGCCGAGGAGAAGTTCAAGCTGATCACCGAGGCGTACGACGTGCTGCGCGATCCGCAGAAGCGCGCCGCGTACGACCGTTACGGCGAGGCCGGGCTGCGCGGCGGCGGCGGGCCCGCGGGCGGGTTCCACCACGTGGACCTGTCCGAGGCGCTGAACATCTTCATGCGCGACTTCGGCGGCATGGGCGGGCTCGGCGACCTGTTCGGCGCCGCGGCCGGCGGACGCCAGTCGAACGGGCCGCGCACCGGCTCGGACGTGAAGTTCTCGCTGCCGCTGACCCTCTCCGAGGTCGCGACCGGCGTCGAGAAGACCGTCACGCTGAAGCTCCTCGATCCGTGCGACCGCTGCGAGGGGCAGGGCGCGGAGCCGGGGTCCAAGGCCACGACGTGCACCACGTGCGCGGGCACCGGCGAGGTGCGTCGCGCGCAGCGCTCGTTCTTCGGCCAGTTCGTCAGCGTCGCGCCCTGTCCGACGTGCGCCGGCGAGGGGCAGGTCATCGCGTCGCCGTGCAAGAAGTGCCGGGGCGAGGGGCGCGTGCGCGCCGATCGCACGGTGAAGATCTCCGTGCCCGCCGGCGTCGCGACCGGGCAGTACATGACGCTCCGCGGCCAGGGGAACGTCGGGTCGCGCGGTGGCCCGCGCGGCGACGTGCTCGTGCTGTTCGAGGTCGACGACGACCCGCGCTTCGAGCGCGACGGCGAGGACCTGTACTGCGAGGTGCTCGTCTCGTACCCGCAGCTCGTGCTCGGCGCCGACGTCACCGTGCCCGGCATCACCGGCGAGCTGTCGCTGCGCGTGCCGGCGGGGACGCACAGCGGCCAGGTCTTCCATCTCAAGGGACGCGGGCTGCCGCGCGTGAACGCGACCGGCGTGGGCGACCTGCACGTGCGCGTCCAGCTGTGGACGCCCGAGCGGCTGTCGCCGCGCGAGGAGGAGCTGATCCGCGAGCTCGCGGAGCTGCAGCGCGGGCTGCCGCAGCAGCAGAACCGCTCCAAGGGCTTCTGGTCCAAGATGAAGGAAGCGCTCGGCGCGTGA
- the hrcA gene encoding heat-inducible transcriptional repressor HrcA has product MSSQELTDRERRVLAAVIQSYVATAEPAGSRTISRRFGLGVSPATIRNTMSDLEDKGFLSHPHTSAGRVPTHKAYRLYVDHLIAESMGRRALVAGAEGARLAEEIVAGGSTIEAILRRAAQSLGVLTQELGVAVGPRFEEAVLRRLDLVRLSSDRLLMVLTLDSGGIRTIFVEVPGEIADDAVFEVARVLNERLAGVRLSDVRDSLSERLRDAAAAGGDELLNIFVAGGARLFDAAAADARDVVLGQASLLADQPEFASGDRMRRLLELTETPEELGALLRRRGAGSHTGLSITIGAEHGDPRLEPFTVVTAEYRAGALTGVIGVIGPTRMPYEKVISLVSHTSRLISDLLH; this is encoded by the coding sequence ATGTCGTCTCAGGAGCTCACGGACCGCGAGCGCCGCGTCCTCGCGGCGGTCATCCAGAGCTACGTCGCCACGGCGGAGCCTGCGGGCTCGCGCACCATCTCGCGGCGGTTCGGGCTCGGCGTGTCGCCGGCCACGATCCGCAACACGATGAGCGACCTGGAGGACAAGGGCTTCCTGTCGCACCCGCACACGTCGGCCGGCCGCGTGCCCACCCACAAGGCGTACCGGCTGTACGTCGACCATCTCATCGCCGAGTCGATGGGTCGGCGCGCGCTCGTGGCGGGGGCGGAGGGCGCGCGGCTGGCCGAGGAGATCGTGGCCGGGGGGTCGACGATCGAGGCGATCCTGCGCCGCGCCGCGCAGAGCCTCGGGGTCCTCACCCAGGAGCTGGGCGTGGCCGTCGGGCCGCGGTTCGAGGAGGCGGTGCTCCGGCGCCTCGACCTCGTGCGACTGTCGAGCGACCGGCTGCTGATGGTGCTCACGCTCGACAGCGGCGGCATCCGGACGATCTTCGTCGAGGTTCCCGGTGAGATCGCCGACGACGCCGTCTTCGAGGTCGCCCGGGTGCTGAACGAGCGGCTGGCGGGTGTCCGCCTGTCGGACGTGCGCGACTCGCTGTCCGAGCGGCTGCGCGACGCCGCGGCGGCCGGCGGGGACGAGCTCCTGAACATCTTCGTCGCCGGCGGCGCCCGGCTGTTCGACGCCGCGGCCGCGGATGCGCGCGACGTCGTCCTCGGCCAGGCGTCGCTGCTCGCCGATCAGCCGGAGTTCGCGAGCGGCGACCGCATGCGCCGTCTGCTCGAGCTGACCGAGACGCCGGAGGAGCTCGGTGCGCTGCTGCGCCGCCGGGGTGCGGGCTCCCACACGGGCCTCTCGATCACCATCGGCGCCGAGCACGGGGATCCGCGCCTCGAGCCGTTCACCGTCGTGACCGCGGAGTACCGCGCCGGCGCGCTCACCGGCGTCATCGGCGTCATCGGGCCCACCCGGATGCCGTACGAGAAGGTCATCTCGCTCGTGAGCCACACCTCGCGCCTCATCTCCGACCTGCTACACTGA
- the hemW gene encoding radical SAM family heme chaperone HemW yields MALVVPPRVPARHVYVHVPFCARRCSYCDFAIAVRRVVPVNEYVDALRKELAVRFGEPAHAGLEPLDTLYLGGGTPSRLGGAGVAAALDAVRDWFPLAPDAEVTIEANPDDVSADAARAWRDAGVNRVSLGSQSFDRDVLRWMHRTHDVEQVGRAVDALRGAGIGNLSLDLIFAVPTALERDWDRDLAHALALAPDHLSLYGLTIEPGTPLGRWHERGTVAEADEDRYADEFLRAHETMGAAGFEHYEVSNFGRPGRRSRHNSSYWRGVPYVGLGPAAHGFDGGVRRWNAAAYAEWVRQLETGCDPVAGQEQLQPADRAAESVYLGLRTTDGLVLEPGEAARVAPWIDQGWATLDGARLRLTAAGWLRLDALAADLTVLRSR; encoded by the coding sequence ATGGCCCTGGTCGTCCCGCCGCGCGTGCCCGCCCGCCACGTCTACGTCCACGTCCCGTTCTGCGCTCGCCGCTGCTCGTACTGCGACTTCGCCATCGCCGTCCGTCGCGTCGTGCCGGTGAACGAGTACGTCGACGCCCTGCGGAAGGAGCTCGCGGTGAGGTTCGGGGAGCCCGCCCACGCCGGGCTCGAGCCGCTCGACACGCTCTACCTCGGTGGAGGAACGCCGTCGCGGCTGGGTGGCGCGGGCGTGGCCGCGGCGCTCGACGCGGTGCGCGACTGGTTCCCGCTCGCGCCCGACGCCGAAGTCACGATCGAGGCGAACCCCGACGACGTCTCGGCCGACGCGGCGCGGGCCTGGCGCGACGCTGGCGTGAACCGAGTGTCGCTCGGCAGCCAGTCGTTCGACCGCGACGTGCTGCGCTGGATGCACCGCACGCACGACGTCGAGCAGGTGGGCCGCGCGGTCGACGCGCTCCGCGGCGCGGGCATCGGGAACCTGTCGCTCGACTTGATCTTCGCCGTGCCCACGGCGCTCGAGCGCGACTGGGACCGCGACCTCGCGCACGCCCTCGCCCTCGCGCCCGACCACCTGTCGTTGTACGGCCTGACCATCGAGCCGGGCACGCCGCTCGGCCGGTGGCACGAGCGCGGGACGGTGGCCGAGGCCGACGAGGACCGGTACGCCGACGAGTTCCTCCGCGCCCACGAGACGATGGGCGCCGCCGGCTTCGAGCACTACGAGGTGTCGAACTTCGGCCGTCCCGGGCGGCGCTCGCGCCACAACTCGAGCTACTGGCGCGGCGTACCCTACGTGGGGCTCGGTCCCGCGGCGCACGGCTTCGACGGCGGCGTTCGGCGGTGGAACGCGGCCGCCTACGCCGAGTGGGTGCGCCAGCTCGAGACGGGGTGCGACCCGGTGGCCGGGCAGGAGCAGCTGCAGCCGGCGGACCGGGCGGCCGAATCGGTCTACCTCGGCCTCCGAACCACCGATGGGCTGGTGCTGGAGCCGGGCGAGGCGGCGCGGGTCGCGCCCTGGATCGACCAGGGTTGGGCCACGCTGGATGGCGCCCGGCTGCGGCTCACGGCCGCCGGCTGGCTGCGGCTGGACGCCCTCGCGGCAGACTTGACAGTACTCCGAAGTCGCTGA